From the genome of Scytonema hofmannii PCC 7110, one region includes:
- a CDS encoding TonB-dependent siderophore receptor: MKLGQLVPNLLLSSAIVVLVTAPGKSEEILSIKLKKTTGAIDKSVGSARQAPLVTKAQPVEATGKIRLLSEIEHPLKSAQMLLVQSPVPQTSPTSEVVQVTGVKANSTKQGVEVILQTAKAQQLQIINRSAGNSFIADIPNAQLRLPSGEAFTFRAEKPLAGITQITVTNFDAKSIRVSVIGETVVPTVELFDSSNEGLILSIANPQPSMQQEQQPQTQKEPESVEPSSETKPTQPSTQGDEPIELVVTGEQDGYTVPDATTGTRLDVPLLETPASIGTITRELIEDKAARRAEDLIPYISGVSRGAGSSPQGGLLSQFTIRGFSVESQTYINSLRDNTRFQVRDLANIDRIEILKGFSSVLYGNGAPGGVVNYITKKPQATPNYTTSFEAGSFNFYRGEIDLTGPLDRNNNLLYRLIVALQSADSFYDNVEDNRIFIAPSLRWNTGGGGSLTLEAEYLQQSKDFNAGIKFFNDRFFYDRSYTDPRSDSQRDNYRVSAYLDQPLGKNWSLNLGGNYLHTSRDENIFTAFRFSGNTLQNLYREIDDDYTQYNLRGEIRGNFNLGSSQHKLLVGIEYNKFKSEFIGNNRSIFVGRVNVANPIFDTPTPTDLGLAFTSFSNEDYGVYIQDFITLGRFRFLAGLRYAEFRNENNNQTSQEGDYIAPSLGLVYSLTDSLSLYGSYSKSTTPNTGRTPEGFLDPKTATQYEIGAKANFFNDRLSITAALFNLTQTNIGETDRNNPEFNVLVGEIRSRGFEFDMTGKITDNFSLIAAYTLLDAEITENLNNPQLEGNRPVNSPVNSAALWGKYDFTKGTLQGLSLAAGLIYVGDRKGDNANNFDVPSYVRVDLAAAYRIDNLTFRLGIENLFDKRYIESSSDAAQVYQGSPFAVTGSVSVRF; this comes from the coding sequence ATGAAATTAGGGCAACTTGTTCCCAATCTGTTGCTGTCAAGCGCGATTGTGGTATTGGTCACAGCTCCTGGGAAAAGTGAGGAAATATTATCAATTAAACTGAAAAAGACTACAGGAGCTATTGACAAGAGCGTGGGTTCTGCTCGACAAGCACCTCTAGTGACCAAAGCGCAGCCTGTTGAGGCGACTGGAAAGATTCGGCTTTTAAGTGAGATAGAGCACCCACTCAAGAGCGCCCAAATGTTACTCGTACAGTCACCAGTACCCCAAACATCTCCCACATCAGAAGTTGTGCAAGTGACAGGCGTGAAAGCCAATTCCACCAAGCAAGGTGTGGAGGTGATTTTACAAACCGCAAAAGCGCAACAGTTACAAATCATAAATCGCAGTGCTGGCAATAGCTTTATCGCCGACATTCCAAATGCTCAACTGCGTCTACCCAGTGGTGAGGCATTTACATTTCGCGCTGAAAAACCACTTGCTGGGATTACTCAGATAACGGTCACTAACTTTGATGCCAAGAGTATTCGGGTCTCAGTCATAGGTGAGACTGTTGTCCCAACTGTCGAGTTGTTTGATAGTTCGAACGAGGGTTTGATTTTGAGCATTGCGAATCCCCAACCTTCTATGCAGCAGGAGCAACAACCCCAAACACAAAAAGAGCCTGAATCAGTTGAGCCTAGCAGTGAAACAAAGCCAACCCAACCATCAACTCAGGGTGATGAGCCAATTGAATTGGTGGTCACAGGTGAGCAAGACGGATATACTGTACCTGATGCAACGACTGGAACAAGACTAGATGTTCCACTACTAGAGACGCCAGCCTCCATCGGTACGATTACCAGAGAATTGATTGAAGACAAAGCTGCTCGGCGAGCTGAAGATTTGATTCCTTACATTAGTGGTGTTAGCCGAGGCGCAGGAAGTAGCCCACAGGGAGGACTCCTATCTCAGTTTACAATTCGTGGATTTAGTGTAGAGTCACAAACTTATATCAATAGTTTGCGAGACAATACTCGATTCCAGGTTCGAGACTTGGCAAATATCGATCGGATTGAAATTCTCAAAGGATTCTCTTCTGTACTCTATGGCAACGGAGCGCCAGGAGGAGTTGTTAATTATATTACCAAAAAGCCGCAAGCTACGCCCAACTACACAACTTCCTTTGAAGCTGGGAGCTTCAATTTTTATCGAGGTGAAATTGACTTAACAGGTCCCCTGGATCGAAATAACAACTTGCTTTACCGATTGATCGTCGCTTTGCAGAGTGCAGACTCCTTCTATGACAACGTTGAAGATAATCGTATTTTCATTGCTCCATCACTTAGGTGGAATACTGGCGGAGGTGGTTCCTTAACTCTTGAAGCCGAGTATTTGCAACAAAGTAAAGACTTTAATGCTGGAATCAAGTTTTTTAACGATCGTTTTTTCTACGATCGCAGTTACACTGACCCTCGAAGCGATAGCCAGCGCGATAATTATCGAGTTAGTGCATACCTGGATCAACCTCTTGGTAAGAACTGGTCGCTGAATCTTGGTGGGAACTACTTACATACCAGTAGAGATGAAAACATATTTACTGCTTTTAGATTTAGTGGCAATACTCTTCAAAACCTTTACAGAGAGATTGACGACGATTATACCCAGTATAATCTACGTGGAGAAATACGAGGAAATTTCAACCTTGGATCATCTCAACACAAGCTTCTAGTAGGGATTGAGTACAACAAATTTAAGAGTGAGTTTATTGGAAATAACCGCTCTATTTTTGTTGGAAGAGTTAATGTCGCTAATCCAATTTTTGATACACCGACTCCTACTGATTTAGGACTTGCTTTTACCAGCTTCAGTAATGAAGATTACGGCGTTTACATTCAGGATTTCATAACTCTTGGGCGCTTCCGTTTCCTTGCGGGTCTTCGCTATGCCGAGTTTAGAAACGAAAATAATAATCAAACTAGCCAAGAAGGTGATTATATTGCTCCAAGTCTGGGACTAGTGTACAGCCTCACAGATTCACTCTCTCTTTATGGCAGCTACAGCAAATCAACGACACCAAATACTGGCAGAACCCCCGAAGGGTTTCTCGATCCTAAAACAGCAACGCAATACGAAATTGGTGCAAAAGCAAACTTCTTCAATGATCGACTGAGTATTACAGCTGCTTTGTTTAATTTAACCCAGACCAATATTGGTGAAACTGATCGAAATAATCCTGAGTTTAACGTCCTAGTGGGAGAAATTCGCAGTCGCGGCTTTGAATTTGATATGACAGGAAAAATCACTGATAACTTCAGTCTCATCGCCGCATATACGCTGCTTGATGCTGAAATCACTGAAAATCTCAATAACCCACAATTAGAGGGAAATCGCCCTGTCAATAGTCCAGTAAATAGTGCTGCACTTTGGGGTAAGTATGACTTTACAAAAGGTACCTTGCAAGGATTAAGCCTAGCAGCTGGTTTGATTTACGTAGGTGATAGGAAAGGAGATAATGCTAATAACTTCGATGTTCCCAGCTATGTGCGGGTGGATTTAGCAGCAGCTTACAGAATCGACAACCTCACTTTCAGGTTGGGTATCGAAAACTTGTTTGATAAAAGGTATATTGAATCCTCATCAGATGCTGCCCAAGTGTATCAGGGATCGCCATTTGCTGTCACTGGTTCAGTTTCTGTAAGATTTTAA
- a CDS encoding PepSY-associated TM helix domain-containing protein produces the protein MKPFKLRSFAFHLHRYIGLAVGLLLIIVGLTGSLLVFSDEIDHFLLRRQIGHILPSGQRMSIESVLDKVKAAYSDQPDIKATFISTIPEPDAPYQIFLSSPKGNRTEVNVNPYTGTIMGSRNSDRTFRTLAIKLHYQLLAGETGSQILGVVALLLFILSITGIILWPGWRRLISGFKIKLDAHPKRGNFDIHKVVGIIAAVFLGLTGFTGFCWNFYDFAKPVIFAVTFTPNLPNPVSIPIKGSSGLKLTQLLQKSDMALPDAVTTYIVLPTKPEDALRVGKKFPQESWKYGYSQVYLDRYTGEIVRLKNALKQSLGDKILDLFIPLHFGTFGGLPTRILYVFVGLAPLILFITGFVMWRYRYLAKPSSLNPAVELSEQSRT, from the coding sequence ATGAAGCCATTCAAATTACGCTCCTTCGCTTTTCACCTTCACCGCTACATCGGGTTAGCCGTGGGACTGCTGTTAATCATCGTAGGCTTAACAGGTAGCCTGCTGGTATTTTCCGATGAAATCGACCATTTTCTGCTTCGTCGTCAAATTGGGCACATTCTCCCCTCTGGGCAAAGGATGTCCATTGAATCCGTGCTAGATAAGGTCAAAGCGGCTTACAGCGACCAGCCAGATATCAAAGCTACTTTTATCAGCACAATACCAGAACCGGATGCCCCTTACCAAATCTTCCTTAGCTCCCCTAAAGGCAATCGCACAGAAGTCAATGTCAATCCTTATACGGGTACAATCATGGGCAGTCGCAACAGCGATCGCACCTTCAGAACACTCGCAATCAAACTACACTACCAACTTCTGGCTGGCGAAACCGGAAGCCAAATTCTTGGGGTAGTCGCACTTTTACTATTCATCCTCAGTATTACAGGTATTATTCTCTGGCCTGGTTGGCGAAGGCTAATTTCTGGTTTCAAAATCAAGCTTGATGCACACCCCAAGCGAGGTAACTTTGACATCCATAAAGTCGTAGGAATTATTGCAGCTGTTTTCTTGGGATTGACGGGGTTCACTGGATTTTGTTGGAATTTCTATGATTTCGCCAAACCTGTCATCTTTGCTGTAACCTTCACTCCCAATCTACCCAACCCTGTTTCCATTCCCATTAAAGGCTCTTCTGGGCTAAAACTTACACAATTGCTGCAAAAATCAGATATGGCATTACCAGATGCAGTCACGACTTATATCGTCCTGCCAACAAAACCAGAAGATGCTCTTAGAGTGGGGAAAAAATTCCCCCAAGAAAGCTGGAAATACGGTTACAGCCAGGTTTATCTAGATCGGTACACGGGTGAAATAGTTCGGTTAAAGAACGCACTTAAACAATCTCTGGGCGACAAAATTTTGGACTTGTTTATACCATTGCACTTTGGTACTTTTGGCGGTTTACCAACTCGTATTCTTTACGTCTTTGTTGGTCTTGCACCACTGATTCTGTTCATCACTGGCTTTGTAATGTGGCGGTATCGTTACCTTGCAAAACCAAGTAGTCTTAATCCTGCGGTAGAACTATCAGAGCAAAGTCGAACTTAA